A part of Miscanthus floridulus cultivar M001 chromosome 6, ASM1932011v1, whole genome shotgun sequence genomic DNA contains:
- the LOC136456414 gene encoding non-specific lipid-transfer protein 2-like has translation MRPAVFFLVAVLLVGILSSRAAGDFSALAPCDVMQLSPCASAFAGKASPTSACCVRLKSHGPNCLCRYKDDANLKRLVDTRHKRRVFTACKVPVPSC, from the coding sequence ATGAGGCCGGCCGTGTTCTTCCTTGTGGCGGTGCTGCTGGTCGGCATCCTCTCCAGCCGAGCCGCGGGCGACTTCTCGGCTCTGGCGCCGTGCGACGTGATGCAGCTGAGCCCGTGCGCGAGCGCGTTCGCGGGGAAGGCGTCGCCGACGTCCGCGTGCTGCGTCAGGCTCAAGTCCCACGGGCCCAACTGCCTGTGCCGGTACAAGGACGACGCCAACCTGAAGCGCCTCGTCGACACCAGGCACAAGCGCAGGGTGTTCACCGCGTGCAAGGTGCCCGTGCCGAGCTGCTAG
- the LOC136456413 gene encoding reticulon-like protein B9 — MATDESIHKLLDGGRAADILLWKDRNLSAVVLAGATLIWFLFEVVEYNIIPLVCQIAALAMLVIFIWSNAAPLLNIAPPRIPEVIISEHAFRQIAQIIHYKLAHTVSALYDIACGKDLKKFLLVVVSLLILSEIGSSYSFTSLLYLGFLCAHTLPALYQRYEIEVDHLAARGSEDIKRFYKRIDSNFLNKIPRGPVKTKVK; from the exons ATGGCAACGGACGAGTCGATTCATAAGCTTCTCGATGGAGGGAGAG CCGCGGACATTTTACTGTGGAAGGACAGGAACTTGTCTGCAGTTGTGCTTGCTGGGGCCACATTGATATGGTTCCTGTTCGAAGTTGTTGAGTACAACATTATACCGCTCGTTTGCCAGATAGCCGCCCTGGCCATGCTCGTGATCTTCATTTGGTCAAATGCTGCGCCCCTCTTGAACAT AGCCCCTCCAAGAATCCCAGAAGTCATCATCTCTGAACATGCCTTCCGACAAATAGCACAGATCATCCATTACAAACTGGCACACACTGTGTCTGCTCTTTATGACATTGCATGCGGAAAGGATCTGAAGAAATTCCTCTTG GTGGTCGTGTCACTGCTAATATTGTCAGAGATTGGCAGTTCTTACAGCTTCACAAGTCTACTATATCTTG GATTTCTCTGCGCCCACACTTTGCCAGCATTGTACCAAAGATATGAGATAGAGGTTGACCACCTAGCCGCAAGGGGTAGTGAAGACATCAAGAGGTTCTACAAGAGGATTGATTCCAATTTCCTGAACAAAATACCAAGAGGCCCTGTCAAGACAAAAGTTAAATAA